A window of the Gossypium hirsutum isolate 1008001.06 chromosome A05, Gossypium_hirsutum_v2.1, whole genome shotgun sequence genome harbors these coding sequences:
- the LOC107959013 gene encoding exosome complex component RRP41-like yields the protein MAAKPGSAPVTYSPNLGQKTRPPIFKDNDLDWVRPDGRGFHQCRPAFFRTGAVNSASGSAYAELGSTKVIVSVFGPRESKKAMMYSDTGRLNCNFSYTTFATPVRGQGSDHKEFSSMLHKALEGAIMLETFPKTTVDVFALVLESGGSDLPVVISCASLALADAGIMMYDLVAAVSVSCLGKNLVIDPVLEEESYQDGSLMLTCMPSRNEVTQLTFTGEWSTPDINEAMQLCLDACSKLGKVMRTCLKEAASASQE from the exons ATGGCCGCAAAGCCCGGTTCAGCTCCGGTAACGTATTCGCCGAATCTTGGCCAAAAAACTCGCCCCCCTATTTTCAAAGACAACGATCTCGATTGGGTCCGACCTGATGGCCGTGGCTTCCACCAGTGCCGACCAGCAT TTTTCAGGACAGGTGCAGTAAATTCTGCTTCCGGATCTGCTTATGCAGAGCTTGGGAGTACCAAGGTCATTGTATCTGT ATTTGGGCCAAGAGAAAGTAAGAAAGCAATGATGTACAGTGATACTGggagattaaattgtaatttcAGCTATACAACATTTGCCACTCCAGTTCGAGGACAG GGATCGGATCACAAAGAGTTTTCGTCAATGCTTCATAAAGCTTTGGAAGGTGCAATAATGTTGGAAACATTCCCCAAGACCACCGTGGATGTTTTTGCATTGGTGTTGGAATCTGGGGGCA GTGATCTTCCTGTGGTGATATCATGTGCTAGTCTTGCCCTTGCAGATGCGGGGATCATGATGTATGACCTTGTTGCTGCAGTTTCTGTG TCCTGTCTAGGGAAAAACCTTGTGATTGATCCTGTTCTCGAAGAGGAAAGCTACCAAGATGGAAGCTTAATGCTTACATGTATGCCTTCTCGTAATGAGGTCACTCAACTAACATTTACAGGAGAATGGTCAACCCCAGATATTAatgag GCAATGCAGCTTTGCCTTGATGCTTGCAGTAAGCTTGGTAAAGTGATGAGGACATGCTTGAAGGAAGCCGCGTCTGCCTCACAAGAGTAG